DNA sequence from the Malus domestica chromosome 06, GDT2T_hap1 genome:
TTCTTATGGGAGTGACTTTTCATCTTccaatttcaatatttctgcCCGAaaagtttggatttggaatatatgaaatcatatatcGAAACACCATTTATGTTGGTTTTAGGAGGATATAGAAGGGAATAAGGGTTTTTAATTGTCCCTTACAATTAACGGCAAAATGGACGAAAAATAATGTAGGTGGTAGATTCCAACCGTTAAGATAGCACaggtgataaaaaaataaaaattgaaagtttAAGTGGTATTATCGCACATGCTTACAAGTTTAGATGGTACATGGACGGAAAGTAATGTAGAAAGTGGGATCCTAAATCCCTCTGTGGTTGGCTGGCCTACgatgaaaacgaaattgaaaaaacaaaagcttAATCTTGTCAATTAAgctgaaaataaaattatgattCCTGGTAAGAGTGGTTAATTTTGTTAAATCATTTTGAACACCTTGACATTTGATCCATTGTATTATTGCAAGGGTTGGCCAGTAAAAGATGTCTGAAAATCAGTAGTTCATAACAAAAATTATGGATGATAAAGTAATATAAGGTGCGTGAGAAAATAAGGAGATAatcatttctttttagttttttaggTTTTTGTTTCCACATTTTTTAAAAAACTAATCAAAATAGTTTCAAATTTTGGCCTTGAATTCCactttttggtttttaagttttcatttttttgaaaactaaacaaatttcaattaaaaaaatactaaactGAAAATCATAactgaaaaaatgaaaacaaaatgattatcaaacaacCTTTTTAAGAGAATGGTTGGTAATACGTTTACTTAATAGAAATAGAATAAGGAAGGAATGAGAGAACTTAAAAATAGGAAAAGTAAGCAAAAGAAAGTGTATTAACTAGGGCGCTAGTTGACCGATTTCTAATATTTAGATATTTGATTACGgattttaagaaaaattaacaattttctgATTCCTTAAGTCTTAACATGAGAAAGtttaaaaataaactaatacCCCTTCATATATTTTAGTAGACATAACAAACTTAGAAATCAAaacgaagaaaaaagaaacacgACAGCATTAAATAGTAcaacataaataaatagaaaaacaatCACAAGTAaatgaattttaacgatccgaaccgtctatttttcaagttgcatctCATAGATCatacttgcaaaatattagtcaaatcagaaatatttaatACATGTAAttgcatttaaaaaaattaacgaatactttgttatataagaaacaatgaaattttatcttaataattaaataggcaaataattttggattgaattgaatttttgcaaagattatctatgaatcgagacttacaaactAAACTGTTCGAATCGTTAAAGTTTGTTGTGGAGTGGGTTCCACACCTAATCTCTATTTTTTTAGAAAGAATGAGAATCAAGGGCCTGTTACTTCTGATACCCTATATATGCACACGGATTCCGCCCCATGCCAATTTTAGGTTAACGCTTTTTAGGATAAATtaacaaaagtcaacaaaatCTAATAAATCCAATAGCCTCTAATTATTTAACAACACACTAATTACAGCATATAATAAAATAACTCCATAGGCATAGCATTTTGCATGCATGTTTTTGTGGGGTTTGTAATATGTAAGTACGAATTTGTCCCCACACCCAACCAACTTAACATATTATTAACAAGTCCAATGTACATATATGTAATTTTACCcataacaaaaaagaaataaaaacacatcgaaattaattaaattttttttttatatttccattaaatatatcaatttattATCCAACTGCCACATTCTCACCTTCCCCACCCTGCACCAGTCCCCCCAACTCCTCCTCTGCCTCACCGTCAACCGCCAGCCACCGTTCCATCGGCTTACACTTCATTTTGTGTCTCAGCTTCCAGTCCAGCGCTTGGCACCCACGCGAGCAATAATTCACCGTCCCGCAAACCGAGCACCTCCTAAACTCGTGCGGCCTCGTCTCCGGCCGCCCGCACCCCATGTGAGAGCACAGCCTCATACCCTGCCCCGCCGTCCACCGCCCCGACCCGAACCACTCCCTCATGAACCGGTTTGCGGGGTGGAACTCCGGTACGGGGACGTTGCATCCGTAGTCGCTCAGCAGAGGGCAGCTGACCAGCCCCGTCAGGCACGCGTAGAAGTGCTGGTAGTGGTGGGACCGCCACGCCGCGGAAGAACGTAGAACGGACGCGAGCTCCCGTGCGTTGGCCTGGACCAGCAATCGGCGTCCCTCGGCGACGTTTTGCTTGACTCCGTAACCGTCCTGGAGGCAATGGCCGAGCTCGCGGAGTGCGTCGACGAGGCCGAGCGAAGCGGCTCGCGCGCAAAGAGCCACGCCGGCTCTTAAGTCCTTTCCTTTCTTCGAACAGCCACTGCCGTTAAACTGAATCACCGCGAGCGAGTACAGCGCCGGCGCGTGGGATCTCATGGCGGCTTTCGCCATGAGCGAGGCCCCGCTCCCTCGGTTTTGTAAACAGTAAAATCGGATCTGTAGCAACAAAAGcgcaaaattatttttaaaattacaaaaaaaaaaattcaaataaaaatagataaatttaAGTGACTAACCATTCCGAGAGTGTAGGAGGCTTCGACGTTACCGGCGCCGACGCACCGTTTGAGAAACCGGTGAGCCGAATCGGACCAGTTTTTGGCCCGTATTGCGAATGCTTTTGGACCGGCATTTGATAACACCAGAGAGTGGAGTCCTAACCGGTTCAATCTCTTACACCtaaaatttatataattttccaaaaataaaaaattaacaccTTCATCTAaaccaagagaaaaaaaaaagaaaaaagaaaagaaatccgAGTTCTCAAAGTGCTTACGTGATGAGGGCGCTGATGAGATCGGAAGGCGAGGAAGCGGAGGAGCTGAGCTTGCAGAGGATGAATACGACGAGATCGTCGGGCAAGCCGTCGAAGAAATCCGACTTCGCGGCGGTGGTCGAGCGCCGGGAGCTTCTGAGCCTTTTTATTTGCAGCGTCGCCGCCTCCATGTttagctttcttcttcttcttctgcagaaCCTTCACATAATCCaagcgctctctctctctatctctctctgcgTGTGGTTGTTTGGATGTTTGTGTGTTGTGAGAGCGTGGAGATAAAAGGCGTGAACGATGGCGTCGGGAGGGCCTTATATACAGCAAAAGACAAGCCAATGCGTGGGGCCCGCAAGATTGATTTGAAGAGAATTAGTTATTAATTGATTGAGAGTTAAATAatgatattaattaattaaattaacttttaattcTTGACTacgttttttatttgatttaatttaatttttgagaaaactaatgaaaagtgcttgaaaactttgagttttaaagatgaggacaaaataaaggataaaataaatagtattataattgattttttagtgtaaaaatgtaatttttcgttaaaataaacagtaccataagtttttttattaaaatttcctTAATTTTTTAGGTAGGAAATGCTCTACGGTTCTAGCGGTTCGAGGTGAGACGAAAGGACTGTTCAAAGGACTCATCGTGGACCCCGCCTGAGCTTCAGGCCAGCAGGTGCAGGCCCAGTCGCCGCCCGATTGTTCTGCCGAATTCACCTTcgaatcctttttttttttttttttttaatttttaaatttatttattcataATTCTCCTTGGAGTTATTGataatttctaaaaaaaataattgaataataTATGATAAAGCTCGGTTGAAGTGTTTTGCAATGGTTGAAGACGGTTTTGACTAAAATTATTTTGGGTTTCGAGATCATTTCAAgttctttttgaaaaaaaaatcagttctGTACTTCTTACCGAAagtattttaattgtttttttaagattcatttacattttTAATGAAGATtgattgtaaaatatttttaccaaaatcgttttttaatcattttaaaaaaccTACAAACGAATGTAATTCATCTAAACTATAGAGATGAGAGAGTTGAAAATGACGTAGTAGattaaatagaaaaattataTCCACCACGGCATTCCACCACTTGCTAACAGCACTTCCATTGGCCTTAAACTTCCATGAAACTTCCATGATAGATGGAATTGAAAGGTTCCATGTTAATTGGACCACTTTTCTAATACAAGCAAGCACTATATACTTCCGtgaaatttttatattaacGTTTTATAATAAAacttagggtaaaagactgtttactaccctcatgtttcgtggttttcaacatttagtacatcaagttttttttgtctcagattcatacctaaaatgtaaattttgggacagtctcatacatctgttagtcaaattGTTAAGTTTTCTGTTAACTGTGATGTGACGCACTGactgggcaccacgtgtcatccgagttttttttatttattcttttttcttttcttcttcttcttcctccgactgcaactttcttttcttttttcttttttctttcttttcttttcttcttccttcttcttcttcttcctccgactgcaatttttttttttttttttttcttcctccttcttcttcttccttctttcctccttccttccctttcttccccttcttccttcttcttccttctcattctttttcttcttcctctgaatctagggaagcttttttttttttttttttttttttttccttcttcttcttcttcttcttcttcttattcttccgaATCTacccagattcagttttttctttcttcttcttcttccttcttcttcctccgaatctgcccagattcagttttttttttcttcctccttcttctccttcttccttcctccttcttccttcccttccttccccttcttccttccccttcttcgttcttcttcttcttcctccgaatctgggggaagatgaaagttttttttttctttttttttttttgaggaagaagaagaagaagaagaaggaggaggaaggaaggaggaggaagaaggggaaggaagaaggagaagaaggaggaagaaaaaaaaaaggttgcagtcggaggaagaagaaggaagaagaaggaggaagaagaagaaggaaaaaaaaaaaaaaaacaaacttccccagatttcggaggaagaagaagaagaaggaagaaggggaaggaagaaggaggaagaaaaaaaagaaaagaaaagaaagttgcagtcggaggaagaagaagaagaagaaggaagaggaaaagaaaagaaagaaaaaagaaaaaagaaaaacgtggatgacacgtggcgcccaatcaGTGCgtcacgtcacagttaacagaaaacttaacagtttgactaacggatgtatgagactgtcccaaaatttagactttaggtatgaatctgagacgaaaaaaacttgatgtactaaatgttgaaaaccacaaaacatgatggtagtaaacagtcttttaccctaaaacTTAATATGTACAAAAcaatgttgaagcttttatttCCTTCGAATTTTTAAAATGGTCGTATTCATCCTGATGTAGTACATGTTCTTTGTCAAATACTTGACTAGACATAACATCTAATTAAACTATTAGCTAATCAAAaaccattttttgaaaaaatttagGGCCTGTTTGGTATCATATTCgaaaattttcatcatttcttaagaacatttcttgaaaataattttctttaagattcaaaaatttgattggtatgtgatttaaaaattttaaatttacgaCTTCAACTGGACAAAAAGATCCAAAAAGATGGGTcgcaggagagggagaaagatgaGAGAGGAGTAAAGAAAGTAAAAGATGATTagaaatgacacaccccgtcccgaaggagggcatgctggccgtcacgtgagagtgacgtaaccatttacacagtccgtaagctttaaagatacaatttcTAAGATATAACTCCCGATGGTgaatcctacttttgtgaattctgtcagaacaccgatggattcctcgtggccaccaaagctctgctaacttgaacctggaggggcgaaaaacaaaattgagtgggtcagtaaaacatagttttttcgaaaacttttcatttaaaacatttctaacccctcgctgtaaaacctgtatacttccccagaaaaatagtatataaacatatatatacacatatcatcaaaactcagctcatatccatcaacataacatatcagaaataatatgccaCGCCATGCCAAATATAATTAGAAATGCATCGATATccatcaggtgaaataataaatcaaccggagaccctacaatggtcctgtacggctgattctaaagctcaacatcccactcagccggagtcatcacagtgacctatacggccctgccggagtcaccaactgtgacctgtacggcactacactgcacatcactcggaactacgtatagtagtttgtacgatgaaaggtgtataaatacgctctagtgcttctctcatcaatcatcagcgcgcataactaaggtcacccactagtcggaatcacatctagtgatctatacgactagcatgtcggaaccctcacatggtctgtacgacatccacctacttggatccaagacgagcgtgcggtctggtgaataataatataagcactaacacctagggtgcaggttatgagctttcaatgcaattctcataaaataactcatctgaataatataaaaactcacatgtgcgtccaccgcgtcaattaacatatataagcatcaattatcaaactaaatatctcaacatttgcatgcatggcaatttaaatcataattttcatataaacgcattttctgggaaaaacagttgtatataggtaatacgaaaacaaaactgcccactcacctggagttcgcccaacaatTCCATAGCACAATATGTCAAGGCGTCATGAcaatcggcgcctaaaacaataatcaaatcaattctcagaaatcatatcgatagaatatataacttatatacaACACGTCACTAtgcagttcgatccggaagatctgcaactcagatttcaaatccataacttccagaggtccacaatatacctctaggacaacttcctaaaatttcattaccatccaacgtcGGATCTCTGTCAATTTCCagaactaagtgacggttaacattctattttatgaacttacaactccaatttcggaagatccgtaactcggattcccaatccgtaagttcctataatccttaaatattacgtattacaacgtatcaaagtttggtgacgatccaacggtcggatcatcaattcacgtTTTcgcctaaccacgaatcgtacccaacttaggttcaattactcaatttacgtccatcacttaacaaaactgaacctagaaccttaaacacatgataaAAATGACATTGGCAGGCCATTGGCCACGTGCCGCCGCACGGGCCGCCGCGGTGAATactaaataaacgttatttaaagcatataaccaacaattctcaataatttctcatacggtgctcaatttgggtatatgaatataccacagtgacctactcgacgtcacggacgtcgacatatttttaaaataatttttgggcttgtcacgcgcccccacgcgccgtgggtggcacgaacctacgcgcccccacgcgcgtcttCTTCTTCAgccagtcgccggactggtttttccggtggccggattccggtgaattttcaaatgcttcgttcttcttcgtttctcaaccattttcttcgaattttatatcaaaatgaagccctaaacatgtagtttcacgctatactactttaaggctctaaaaatcacGAAATCTCACCagaaaaattccaagaaaaccggccaaagtTGAACCCCATGAtcctgacgtccaaaacctttaaacgaagcactccgagctttcttaggacctcactaagctcactataagcttagaattccctaaaaatcaagaatttacgtgtgcatgaacaatgtCATAAAATGGGAGTTCGGGTTCCACGTGATTccgagggtttcacttcctaaaactagtaccattcaactcagaACATCAAAAGGATGAAGAATCTCACCTTTTTAACGTCGATCCGTGGTGATTTGGAGGGTTGGTGCTTCGTCCGTACGTTCGAGGGGCAGATAGACcgaatggggaagagagagagagacatcatggggaaggagagagagaggttggactgagtgtatgtgtgtgtggtccatcccAAAACCATCACCATCCATTTCTTGCCTAATTCCCTAAGTGACATCGAGGGTAGCATCGACAATTCACGTCCTCGATATAAATATTTTTGgtacgggctgtgacaatctcccctccttatagaatttcatccccgaaattCCCACACCAAATAAACCGCTTAATACCCATAGAATAACCTTGGGTACATCTTTCTCATTCGATCttccgtctcccaagtagcttcttctactgaatgattcctccacaatactttcACCAAGCTCCATCAAGTATCGTCACCGGCTCCTCATCGTAACACAAATCGAGGTTAAACTCTAAGGGTTACAGAGGGATCACATGCGACGGATTTgtaacataatgtcgaagcaccGAAATGCGAAACACATTATGTACGCTGGGCAGCTCTGACGGCAATTCAAGCCTGCAAGCAACTTCAccgactcgctcggtgatcTGATAAGGTCCGgtgtacctaggactcaacttacctttctttccaaatcgaaCAACACCTCGCCATGGTGATAACTTCATAAATACCTAATCACTTGCCTTGTACACTCAATCaaaaataatattcactggaactccatgatacttcacgatcttcgtgatgaacaacttagccaatttattcaggggATACTTTTCTCTCCCAGGAATGAAGTGCGCCAACTCGGTAAGTCGATCTACAACCAACCAGAGGCCATCATAACCGTTCCGTGTACGGGGaggcttgtacacaaaatccctAATGACATTTTCCATTCCACTGTGTAACGgaaagtggctgcatcaatcccAACAGTCTTTTCCTTTCTGCTTGACCTGCTGACCAACTGCACAACTACGGGCCTATTttgcaatttctctttttataCCTGGCCAATAGTAAAATGGCCTagtggtatgatacatcttagcaTCTCCTGGATTCATCGCGTAAGCTGAAATATGTGCTCCGTCCAAACTCACTTTCTTAATTCCTTACATTAGGCACATATAACTAGTTACTTGCATAAACATGCCATTTGATTCTCTAACTTTAAGGTATTCCTTTTTCCCTTCAATCCTTGCCTCGATTAGTCCCTGAATTTCTTCGTCAATCCTCTGGGCATCGAGTACACGATCCAATAAAATTGGCCTAATTTTTGAAAGTTCGCACGTAAGGCTTCTACTCGATGTTCACCTTTAACTTCGCTCCAATACAACACAATTTAGTAAGAAAAGGAACATGACAAGTATACCAAGCATTAATTCTCACTGGAGTCTTCCTACCAGTACATCAGCCACAACATTTGTAcgatcaccctggtcgtgcaatcataatcactaagcaactcaatccacctttGTTGCCTAAGATTAAGATCCTTCCGAGTAAACAGATATTGGGGACTCTTATGATTCGTAGAAATCTTACACTTTTCTTCATAAGGATAATGTCTCCCAATCTTCCCAGCAAAGATGATAGTTGTTAATTCCAAATCACGAGTAGAGTAATTTATCTCATGAGGTTTCCATTTGTCGCGGAGCATAGACAATTACCTTAACACTTCTATTTTAACACATCCAATACCATTCAAAGAAGCCTCATTAAAAACCTCATAATTACCGTTATCGTCttgaaatggtaaaacatacgcatgagtgaggaaataccgCAACTGTTGAAAACTTTactcacaatttccttcccactcaaacttaacctcTTTCCTTATCAATCTCGTCAATGGCAAGGTAATAACTGAAAAACCTTCAACAAACCATCTATAACACcctgctaagccaagaaaatTCCAAACTTCAGCCACGGTTCGCGGTTGCTCCAAATTCTCAATCGCTGCTACCTTTTAAAAATTCACTCGAATACCTTAAGCATATAAAACACATTTTATAATTGTTGTTTGATTCATACCACattgacatttgctaaacttagcatacaatcgACGTTCCTCCAATCTTTGCAACACCAACTCAAAATATCTAACATGCTCTGCTCTAGGCTTAGAGTATCCCAGGGTATCGTCAATGAAAACAATAACGAACCTGTCAAGATATTCTTGGAAAACTTCATCCATCAACTTATAAAACAGCAAGAGTATCCGAATAGCATCACCGAAAACTCATAAAGACCATaatgagtaaaaaaaaaaaacaatcttaGGAACAACATCACTCTTAATCTTCAATTGGAAATAACcagacctcaagtcaatcttagatAATACACAGGCACCTCTGAGCTGATCGAATAATCATCAGTACgcacaatggataacggttctcaatcgttacccAATTCCATTGCCTATAATTAATGCATAGTCTTCATTGTCCACCTTCTTCCTCACAGTTAAACTTGGGTTCTCAAGGTGACATGCTAGGTTGAATGGAACCTTTATCAATCAATTCTGTAACCAAAATTTTTAATTcccttaccatccaacggtcggatctccgtcaatttctagaactaagtgacggttaacattctattttatgaacttacaactccaattccggaagatccgtaactcggattcccaatccgtaagttcctataatccttaaatattacgtattacaacgtatcaaagtttggtgacgatccaacggtcggatcgtcaattcacgtTTTcgcctaaccacgaatcgtacccaacttaggttcaattactcaatttacgtccatcacttaacaaaactgaacctagaaccttaaacacatgataaaaatgacattggcgggccattggccactCGCCGCCGCACGGGCCGCCGCGGTGAATactaaataaacattatttaaagcatataaccaacaattctcaataatttctcatacggtgctcaatttgggtatatgaatataccactgtaacctactcgacgtcacggacgtcgacatatttttaaaatagtttttgGGCTTGTCACGCACCCCCACGCGCCGTGGGTGGCACGGAcatacgcgcccccacgcgcgtcttcttcctcagccagtcgccggactggtttttccggtggccggattccggcgaattttcaaatgcttcgttctccttcgtttctcaaccattttcttcgaattttatatcaaaatgaagccctaaacatgtagtttcacgctatactactttaaggctctaaaaatcacgaaatctcaccggaaaaattccaagaaaaccggccaaagtCGAACCccatgatcccgacgtccaaaaccttcaaacgaagcactccgagcttccttaggacctcactaagctcactataagcttagaattccctgaaaatcaagaatttacgtgtgcatgaacagtgtcATAAAATGGGAGTTCGGGTTCCACGTGATTccgagggtttcacttcctaaaactagtaccattcaactcagaACATCAAAAGGATGAAGAATCTCACCTTTTTAACGTCGATCCGTGGTGATTTGGAGGGTTGGTGCTTCGTCCGTACgttcgagagggagagaaactgaacggggaagagagagagagacagcacggggaaggagagagagagcttggactgagtgtatgtgtgtgtggtccatcccAAAACCATCACCATCCATTTCTTGCCTAATTCCCTAAGTGACATCGAGGGTAGCATCGACAATTCACGTCCTCGATATAAATATTTTTGGTACAGGTTGTGACAAGAAAGATGAGAGAGgagtaaagaaaataaaagatgattagaggaaagagaaagaaaagagaggatcggaggagatagagaggaagaagagtaaCAGAAATAACTGAGATAATGAAGAGAGATAATTGGAGGAAAAAcgaaaaagataataaaaaaaaaagaggaggagagagaaagaagaaaagagagagaaatagatttggagtgagaggggaggaatgagagaaaagaaatgagttagtttaagtttaaaaactctataaactttctttttgtgtttttagataatagactatattttaaagttattttttagttcagtttttgaaaaaacttgaaaattgtttttgaattaaaaaagttggattcaagtagaatACCAAACAAGCCTTAGGTttgcaaacatttttttttctttttgacaaGTCATTTGAAAAGTCTCCTTATATAAtatttagtttaatttaaacATCTAATTAGACTAAATATATGGTTTGGAAGCTATATACTTTTTTTCTACAATTATCCTTGTTTTGGAATTGGGAAGTGATTAGATTCAATCTACAAGGATGGTCAAAATATATAACACTTGGACACCATTGGAATTTTTTTCATCGAAAATAAGGATCAGCCAATGGCTTTGTTACAATAGCCCACCCTTTCGGGGAGCCAGAAAGACTCACAGAAGCATTTCAGCCTCCCTCCGACCACCATTAGATTTTTAACATCCAGTTTAGTTTTATAGTTAAGA
Encoded proteins:
- the LOC103409658 gene encoding F-box protein At1g67340-like is translated as MEAATLQIKRLRSSRRSTTAAKSDFFDGLPDDLVVFILCKLSSSASSPSDLISALITCKRLNRLGLHSLVLSNAGPKAFAIRAKNWSDSAHRFLKRCVGAGNVEASYTLGMIRFYCLQNRGSGASLMAKAAMRSHAPALYSLAVIQFNGSGCSKKGKDLRAGVALCARAASLGLVDALRELGHCLQDGYGVKQNVAEGRRLLVQANARELASVLRSSAAWRSHHYQHFYACLTGLVSCPLLSDYGCNVPVPEFHPANRFMREWFGSGRWTAGQGMRLCSHMGCGRPETRPHEFRRCSVCGTVNYCSRGCQALDWKLRHKMKCKPMERWLAVDGEAEEELGGLVQGGEGENVAVG